One Scleropages formosus chromosome 8, fSclFor1.1, whole genome shotgun sequence DNA window includes the following coding sequences:
- the c8h16orf89 gene encoding UPF0764 protein C16orf89 homolog: MLPPVLLLLLLSCSPGHQEAVDELLRSLTDGLSFFQNHFTHLNLDGVFGYILLHAQLRGVVQMWQDTELAGDPQILAAAGLAARLEESLPEALRALQDTEPKYFREFEPLMEAAFWSVPNEWSTTDPDLAYSAFRATECYDEQLSDKCITLLLGTWKDNGTPCIVTKSCRDMMTRFGCPHYSLSHQLLYFLTGKMRGCSNILLGEKRESRVNLTDQDYRKIFCSNMMKSNKEILSNGFPHQTRDIFIENIMLCGIAGFADFYNADWLRHILLWQDPGVGCFGKDEEDISRGLSKELLETLQLRRRVKRREKTLQDGCSSHMTGVAVSALGGYLHHYLAEQDITKRPLP, translated from the exons ATGCTGCCCCccgtcctgctcctgctgctgctcagctgctCTCCAGGCCACCAGGAGGCTGTGGATGAGCTCCTGAGGAGCCTCACCGACGGCCTCTCCTTCTTCCAGAACCACTTCACACACCTGAACCTGGACGGTGTCTTCGGATACATTCTCCTTCATG CGCAGCTCAGGGGGGTCGTCCAGATGTGGCAGGACACGGAGCTGGCGGGGGACCCTCAGATACTCGCAGCTGCAGGCCTGGCCGCCCGCCTTGAGGAGAGCCTGCCGGAGGCGCTGCGGGCGCTGCAGGACACTGAGCCCAAGTACTTCAGAG AGTTCGAACCCTTGATGGAGGCGGCTTTCTGGTCCGTCCCCAACGAGTGGAGCACCACGGACCCGGATCTGGCCTACTCCGCCTTCCGAGCCACCGAGTGTTACGACGAGCAGCTCAGCGACAAGTGCATCACCCTGCTCCTGGGAACGTG GAAAGACAACGGTACTCCGTGCATTGTGACCAAGTCCTGCAGGGACATGATGACGCGGTTCGGATGCCCCCACTACTCCTTGTCCCACCAGTTGCTCTACTTCCTAACTGGCAAAATG AGAGGATGTTCTAACATCCTGCTTGGTGAGAAGAGGGAGTCGCGTGTGAACCTCACCGACCAGGACTACCGCAAGATCTTCTGCTCAAACATGATGAAGAGCAACAAGGAGATACTGAGCAACGGCTTCCCACACCAAACCCGGGACATCTTCATAGAAAACA TAATGCTGTGTGGCATCGCCGGCTTCGCCGACTTCTACAACGCAGACTGGCTGCGGCACATCCTTCTGTGGCAGGACCCCGGTGTGGGCTGTTTCGGCAAAGACG AGGAGGACATCTCCCGAGGCCTCAgcaaggagctgctggagacaCTGCAGCTTCGCAGAAGGGtgaagaggagagaaaaaacacTACAAG ATGGCTGTTCGAGTCACATGACGGGCGTGGCGGTGAGCGCACTCGGAGGATACCTGCATCACTACCTGGCAGAGCAGGACATCACCAAAAGGCCCCTCCCTTAA
- the ift70 gene encoding intraflagellar transport protein 70A: protein MTLTTIKDGEYTATVYKMIKDGRHGEAIHILSNELQKHHKSRAALSLLGYCYYHVQDFTNAAECYEHLSQLHPEVEEYKLYLAQSLYGAGAFPEATRATFLLDSPGSHTKMIKLQAAIKYGEEDFVGAKSLVEQLPPDDPDYEVDLGCLLYKEGEYEDACKKFIGSMQIVGFRPDLAYNIALCYYSLKMYPQALKHIGEIIDRGIRDHPELSVGMTTEGIDVRSVGNTLVLHETALIEAFNLKAAIEYQLKNYDAAQEALTDMPPRSEEELDPVTLHNQALMNMESKPTEGFEKLAFLLQQNPFPPVTFGNLLLLYCKYEYFDLAADVLAENAHLTYKFLSPYLYDFLDAMITCQTAPEEAFRKFDEMAAKLVEQLRKLTKQVQEARHNRDDEALKKALQDYEEVLERYIPVLMAQAKIYWNRENYQMVEKIFRKSVEFCNEHDTWKLNVAHVLFMQENKYKEAIGFYEPIVKKHYDNILNVSAIVLANLCVSYIMSSQNEEAEDLMRKIEKEEEQISYEDPDKKVFHLCIVNLVIGTLYCAKGNYDFGISRVIKSLDPYNKKLGTDTWFYAKRCFLSLLENMSKHMIMLRDAVVQDCIQFLDHCEVYGRNVPAIIEQPLQEDRVHIGRNTVTYEARLLKALIYEIIGWNQ from the exons ATGACGTTGACGACCATAAAAGACGGCGAGTACACGGCCACTGTGTACAAAATG ATTAAAGATGGGCGCCATGGGGAGGCCATTCACATCCTTAGCAACGAACTGCAGAAACACCACAAG TCGAGGGCGGCGCTCTCCCTGCTGGGCTACTGCTACTACCACGTGCAGGACTTCACCAACGCCGCCGAGTGCTACGAGCATCTGAGCCAGCTCCACCCGGAGGTGGAGGAGTACAAGCTGTACTTGGCCCAGTCGCTGTACGGCGCCGGCGCGTTCCCCGAGGCCACGAGGGCCACCTTCCTGCTGGACAGCCCCGGCTCCCACACAAAG ATGATAAAACTCCAGGCTGCTATTAAATACGGAGAGGAAGACTTTGTTGGCGCCAAG AGCTTGGTGGAGCAGCTGCCCCCCGATGACCCGGACTACGAGGTGGATCTCGGCTGTTTGCTCTACAAAGAGGGGGAGTACGAAGACGCCTGCAAGAAGTTCATCGGCTCCATGCAGATAGTGGGATTCCGTCCAG ATCTGGCGTACAACATCGCCCTCTGTTACTACAGCCTGAAGATGTACCCGCAGGCGCTGAAACACATTGGAGAAATAATCGACCGCGGCATCAGGGACCATCCAG AGCTCAGTGTTGGCATGACAACGGAGGGCATCGATGTGAGGAGTGTGGGCAACACCCTGGTGCTCCACGAAACAGCGCTGATCGAGGCTTTTAACCTGAAGGCAGCTATTGAGTACCAGCTGAAGAACT ATGATGCAGCCCAGGAGGCCCTGACAGACATGCCCCCCAGGTCGGAGGAG GAGCTGGACCCTGTGACCTTGCACAACCAGGCCCTCATGAACATGGAGAGCAAGCCCACGGAGGGCTTTGAGAAGCTCGCCTTCTTGCTGCAGCAGAACCCGTTCCCTCCTGTGACTTTCGggaacctgctgctgctgtactgtaaatacGAG TACTTTGACTTGGCTGCAGACGTTCTGGCTGAAAACGCTCATCTGACGTACAAGTTTCTTTCTCCG TATCTGTACGACTTCCTGGATGCCATGATCACGTGTCAGACTGCACCCGAAGAG GCGTTTCGGAAGTTCGATGAGATGGCAGCGAAGCTTGTGGAACAGCTCCGGAAGCTCACCAAGCAG GTCCAGGAGGCGAGACACAACCGCGATGACGAGGCTCTGAAAAAGGCACTTCAGGACTACGAGGAAGTTCTCGAGAG GTACATCCCTGTCCTGATGGCTCAGGCCAAGATCTACTGGAACCGGGAGAACTACCAGATGGTGGAGAAGATCTTCCGCAAGTCTGTGGAGTTTTGCAATGAGCACGACACGTGGAAGCTCAACGTGGCCCATGTCCTCTTCATGCAGGAGAACAAGTACAAGGAGGCCATCGGCTTCTACGAGCCCATCGTCAAGAAGCACTATGACAAC ATCCTCAACGTCAGCGCGATTGTGCTGGCCAACCTGTGTGTGTCCTACATCATGAGCAGCCAGAATGAGGAG GCCGAGGACCTCATGAGAAAGAtcgagaaggaggaggaacagaTTTCATACGAAGACCCGGACAAGAAAGTGTTTCACCTGTGCATCGTGAACCTTGTGATTGG GACCCTGTACTGTGCCAAAGGGAACTATGATTTTGGCATTTCCCGTGTGATCAAGAGTCTGGACCCCTACAATAAGAAG CTCGGGACGGACACGTGGTTCTACGCCAAGCGATGCTTCCTGTCCCTGCTGGAGAACATGTCTAAGCACATGATCATGCTGCGGGACGCCGTGGTGCAGGACTGCATTCAGTTCCTGGATCACTGCGAAG TGTACGGGAGGAACGTTCCCGCCATCATCGAGCAGCCGCTGCAGGAGGACCGCGTGCACATCGGCAGGAACACGGTCACGTACGAGGCACGGCTGCTCAAAGCGCTCATCTATGAAATCATCGGGTGGAACCAGTAG